ttggagtacgtctttTATTGTTCAGAATTGCTATTTAACATAACTGAGTGACTTGATTCATTAAAGAACGTCTGTGAACCAAATAGTTTTTATGACAATGTGGTGCTTTCATGGTCACCACGAGCACTTTattacaaatttaaattcagttcattACATAAAATTCTCCAGCTGGTGTGATTGAAGTTAAGCTCGCATTTCCACATCGTGATTTGGTTCCCTGGATTGCCAGTCCAATAAATGAATGATCAAGTTGCTGCCCCCTTGTCGGAACTCTCACAGCACTAGGTTTAGTACAATATGGTGCAGCATCACTGACATGACCTGGTCTCTGACCCCTGCACTATCCATGAATCTTAGCATCAAACCTGCTTTACATAGAATGTAGAGTGATCAATGATGCAATAACATAGCACTAGGCTTTCAAAGAGTTGTGATTCCCAGATGCTTTGTTGCTGCACCTTACCCATTGCCGATCCATGGATGGCAGTACTGATAACACACCCTGCCCCACATAAGAGTCACACTTACATAGTGTTTCATTACTCCAACTATCAATACAAAATATAACAGAGGTTAGCAATGGCAATATATGGTAatcttttcccaggatagaaaaatcaaatacatggggatgtagctttaaggtgagaggggccctgtgcaccacctggacttgcatctatttaaaccctccccctccatctaaattccttcctctagattcacaactcttcaatccttttgtcttacaCCTATTGtcctttcatctccagcctttgctcaaccatctgcctatcaatacccccctcacctgtatcaacctattaccagcCAGGCTTtggttcccccccccaccccccaatcagcctgaagaagggtcccgacctgaagcattacctatgctgcctgacctgctgagttactccagcacattgtgcctttctattataaaccagcatctgcagttcctcatttctgtgTCCCTAATTATCCCATTCCCATTGAAATGCGAGTGAATCTTATCCTgaactccaatagcttccctcgaTTTGAAATGATGAAACAGTTTTTTTCAGAACCTGGATCTGTCAGCAATGCAATAAGCGACAGCATATTTGCTCAATGGTCCATTTTAAATGCAAATGTAGTTTTAatatttaagtgtaaattgtacaTTCTGTAACTAGGAACTGAACTTCTAACAGCATTCTCTCCAGAAATATTGGAAAATAGAGCAACAAATCAAATTATTCTTTAACATTTACAAAACCAGAAGACATTTTGCATCAATTTCTCCCTTTACAAAGAAGGAGCATttatgtgcatgcatgtgtagATGTGCAGGGTCCATATGTATGTACGTGCtagaagagggagagatagacaggGAGTAGTGAGAGAGATTCAGTGTGCATATGATTGTGAGAAATGAATCTTAAAACATAGAGTTTACTGCAGAGacaagagaaagagagtgaaaagggaacaaagagaaaaataaacaacagacaatagaaacAAGAACTGGTTGCCTGTCGCTTCGTGTACTCATTTGTATTCAGGCCAAGTCCCAGATTATCCTGACTGTGTTCTCCCAACCCCCCTGTAATGAATCAATGTCCAACTGAAGGTCAGGCATCCAAAGCAATTTGTTATTTCAAAAAACTATCTCTTGGATAATGAATACAAAACTACAACTCCCATTTCCAATGAGAGCTCCCTTTTCATAGAGAATCGCATAATTTATAACAGAGGAAACGACCATTTGGCTCAAGTCTGTGCCAGTTGAAAATCCATCTTTGTGCGTTTGATCTGTGGTTCAGCAGGTCACAGCTCCTCAAGTATACATACAAGTAGTGCAATGaaggtttcctccagcactctttcAGGCCCCTACCATCCTTTGGGTTCATCAATTGTTCCTCATTTCCTCTTTATTCCTTCGGCCAACAACTTTAAATCCATGCCCTCTTTGCATAGTTGTTCAGCTGAGAAATAGGATCTGTCTTGTACTCAATCCAGGCTCCTCAGAATTTTTAAAACCTCAATTAATTCCCCTCTTTGCTCCTCTGTTCCAAAAGAAAACTCAACCGATcaaatgtcccccccccccccaacctccacctctcttttccagctctccaCCCtattccatcaatctgaagagagGTCCCACCCAAAATATCAGTccattctgtccagagatgctgcctgacccgctgagttcctccagaagtttgttttttgctcaatatcccagcacctgcattttgtgtctatcaattcaCTCCTCAGTTACACACCAGTCATCAACAGCATCATTAGCGACAGGTTGACAGCATTCGTGATTTTTACCAAGAGGAATTGTCACACCTGCCCTTCATTCCTCCACTATTGGTAATATATAGTGTCCTGCAATATCTTTTTCTTCCTTCAGCTTCTGACTAAAAACCATTCCTTTACCAAACAACATAACTTTCACCGATGTTGATTGCCTTCAACCCTTCTTATATAAGTCAGCAGGCTGCATCATGGTACCACTAATACATTTAACTAAATGTGATACTATTATTTTTGCACGAATGTTTCACTCCTACTCATCTTTCGATCGTACTCCCACATAATCACTCTTGAATATCTAATATTCCTTAGCACATCACATAATTACTATTCAGTTTTCACTTTCAATATTTATACTTTCAATTCAAGACCCAGAGATTCATAGAGACATACGGCATGATATTGTTttgttattatcacatgtaccaaaatacaatgaaaaacatggaaatgccctttggcccaactcatccatgctgaccaagatgcctatctaaataatcccatttgcttgtatttggcccatatatctctcAACCTTTTGTATCTATAGATTACCCAAATGTCTTGTAAACGTTGTAATTGTTCCTACATCTATCATCTTGTCTGTCAGCGCATTCTACGTACACCCCCACCTCTGTGAGAAAAACCTACTCTCAGGTTCCCTTTAAATACTTCTCTTTGTTTaagttattattgtcatgtgtaccgagcgaggcaCATTGCAATGCTGTTGTTAGCGTGCAatacagtcaaagaaaagactatacatgagtacaatcaagtcgtccacagtgcacagataaaggataaaggtgcAACATCTAGTGCAAAGatgtaacattgaagtccaataaagaccgattaaagatagttcaaaggaatTCACTGAGGTAGATGAGGTCAGATCTGCACTTTAGctaatgagaggactgttcaggtGCCTGATACCAATTGgggagaaactgttcctgaatctggaggtgtgagttttcaaacctctgtaccccGTCCCTGATCAGAGAGGAgtgaagagggagtgatcagggcgagactggtccttgattgtgctgccggccttgcagaggcagcgtgaagtgtagatggagtcaatggaagtcagGCTGTTTTGTGCGATAGtcagggctatgtccacaactctctgcaatttttttgtgGTCATGAAAGGAGtttttcccaaaccaggctgagatgcatcctgataacatgatttctacagcgcatctgtagatgcCGGTGAGGGTTATTTGGGACATGTTGAACTtccgaagccttctaaggaagtagaggcaatggcatgctttcttggccatagattTGATATGGcgagtccaggacaaattgctgacggtatttattccttggaacttgatggtttcaaccatctctactttggcggcaTCAATGAAGCCTGAGACTAAATATATACtccctagttttagactcccctagccTGGGAAAAAGGCTGTGATTATCAATCCTATCCGTGcctgtcatcattttataaacctctaaccTCATTCTTTTTCATTCCAGGGTGAACAGTCTCTCCTTGTAACTTAAAACCTCCAGTCCAGACAAAATCCCAGTGAATTTTCTTTGCCCCCCACTCCAGCTTAATCCCATTCTTCCTCTGGGGctgatgaccagaactgtacacaatactccaactgtggtctAAACAACAATTTGCATGACTGTAACATGACGTTCCAACTCCTAATAGTTTGCATCTCCACAAACGCAATAGTGCTTTGCGTTGTAGAGACAGTGTAACTATACACAGAACAAACCACAGCAAATTTGACAacatctaattctctctctccaccaccttAGTCAACTCTTCCACTAGCTGTGATGAGATTCTTGCCCAACATTCAGTCAGATTAAGACCAATATTTCCTTGGCTAAGCAATGCTGGAAGGATTGAAGCCATTGTCTTTCACTTCAACAAGAAAATCTGCAAATTCACCACCTGGCCATCGTGCAAGAACCACCAGGCTGCAGTTTTAGCGTCCTCAATATCACTAAATGTGCTTTGGACCCATTTCTCTTTTATCCACATAGCATAATCAGTCTTTGCCCAAACCTACGCCAGCGGCTGCTGAATGTTATCCATGTGTTTGTGACCTTCAGATGTTACTGATCCAGAGCAGCCTTGGCTGACCTCCATCCTCTACTGTCAACTCATCCAAATGTTGGCTATTACATCCTAGGCTCCACAATGCAGCACCCCCTTGTACTCACTAAGATACATTGGTTTCTAATCTCCCAATGACACGAATAGATCTTTATATTTAAATTCCATCATAACTTTGCAGGTCTTGAACCCTATTATCCTTCAATCTTACAAACTCAAAATCCACATCTGCTCCAACATTGTgaagggaggaattgcagatgctggtttacaccaaagaaagacacaaaaagctggagtaactcagcgggtcaggcagcatctcaggagaaaaggaataagtgacgtttcgggtctcgacctgaaatgccacctattgcttctctccagagatgctgcctgacccgctgatttattccagcgttatgtgtccatcttctgcTCTAGCCCATTCGGTATTGCAGCATTATTTGGGAATTCTTTCAAAAGACACACTTTTAACCCACATCTTCACCGTCAAACATTTAGTCCCCGCCCAATATCCCTTCTTTGATTTTGTGTGCATTATGCTCTCATAATGTGCCTTGGATGGTCTTCTAAGTACGACTGTTATATAAAAGCAATTTTCTAGTACACAGATGGAAAAATTCCACAAAGATGTATCATTTTACAGAAGATTTGTAATATATACAAACCAACACCTTGGACACTATGATATCCAGTTGATTGGTACTGTCGATTAATTGTCAAAATCTACTAAGATAATGCAATAATTTCGAAGCTAATATAATTTGATTCCGCAGAATTTCCCAAATGATTCCAAACACTCCTTCATGCTTTTTTTTCCACAACGCTACTGGTACCAATTGGTAAATTGGATTGGACTCAGGATTACCACCATCAGGGTGTGCACATTAGGGAGACATTAGGTTGGAAAAGGAGCAGATTCCAAATTGGAATTTCCTTACCACATGCAGAGAATGAGGAAAAGAATAAAACAATATCACAAAGAACTAAAATAACAGAATAAAACAAAGACACCTGTACATTTTTGACAGTTCTTTAAATGTAAAAGTATGGGAAAATGACAGAGAAATAAGAATGACGAGGATAACTCCAGTTGAAAAATTCGTGACTGCACTGGTGTGACAGAATGACTTGTGTTTGAACTTGGAAGTGTAATGCCCAGACGTTACAGGGAGTATAATTACATAGATGGACAAATGGACTCTCTCATTTCCCAGCATCACAATAAAAAACCCATCTCTGCCAGTCAGTGGAGTGTCGGCAATGTGCCATTCAAACTCAGCATGAATTTATCCAGTGTTCTCCTGTATGCATGAATTGCATCAACAGTGCACCATTATAATGAAATGGAAAGCAGGCATATCCTTGatgtgttctttaaaaaaaaattaaaactattCCGAGATCCTGTTTAATCGGCACATTAAACTAATCCAACATATTAGTATTATGCTGTGCCGCTGTAATATGAAGATTCTTAAGCACAGCTCCAGAATAATGCCGTCATATTTCAATGTCAGTTGCTCTTGTCCATTTATCCCAATAAAGGAATGGGAATCTATTACCGCAGCTGACAGCCAAGCAGAGCAAGCCCGTGGAACAATAAGCAGCATTTACTGGGAGATTTCTTTTTAACTAATTGaaagagaaacattgaaaatagtgcacgttttttttaaaattgtagtGCTCGGTTCCTCCATACCTTAATTTTAAAACATGAAGGCTACTTATACATATTTGTGCACTTGAAGTAAATAGGACAAAGCAATGATGTGGATGCCACAACATAGCTGGACACCGAGAAACTGCAAGGAGGCTTTTGATACAGTGCAGGGAAGGTATAAAATGCGAACGACCAGCTCCCAGTGATGATCCTCATGCACACTATCACATacgtcttttttttctctctacccGAAGAAAACAACTGTGTAAATCCCTCGTTGGGTATCATGAATGATAATTTTTAAAAGTCCATTTTAATCTGTAATGGAAGGAGCCCAAATCATAGCCATCCTGCAAATGTCAAATTCTGATTAATGCTCAGTTGGAAAGTCATTGACTTTCACAAGACGGAGATCCAACCCTAAGCTAGGTATCAAGTGTATTATTTAAGATACGTGCGTGGGAATATAGATTGAGGggttgagatggggagggagggagggagggatggggagggatggggaggttcACGACGGCGCAGCATCTTTATGGTCCACACGTCTGCCCGGAGTGAGACATGTCGTGGGCAGAGGTCCAGACACTGACCTACCTGTAGGAGGTGGTTTTTACGGCGGGCCTGATGGTCTCCTCCCGGGTGTGCTTTGGGGCGGGTTCCCTGGGGTTGTGCTGCCCCTCTCCTGGTTGCTGCTCGCCAGTGGGCACTGGGTGCAGAGTGTGTGCGCTGGCACTGCTGGGGATGGGGTGTTCCTGCCCCGCTTTCACCCAGGGGTAACTCTCCTTTTTGGGGATGGGCCAAGCCTTGAAGTCGAGTTTGTACTGGGTGTCGCTGGAGAAGGGGACCCCCGACGGGTGGTATTCCCGCTTGGGCTTGCAGCTGGCCTCCTTGCGCACACTCCACGACTTGAAGTCGTGCCTGGACACCGACTCCTGCACCGACTCCTGCACCGGCACTGGCGCCGGCTCTGCCCCGCTGTGctccggggccagcggcgagctgTTGTCCAGGCTCTCTTCCACCGCCGACACTTGCTGGGTGACAGACCTCACCTCTTGCTCGATCACCTCGGAGTAATTCTGCACAGTGAGCGGCACCGACAGGTCGGACTTGTCCAGCTGGCTCCagaaacgggacaggcagcacaccCTGCTGATGCACGGCCAAGCCATGGCCccgagtggaggggaggagagggaagagaagaGAAAGACGGGCTTCAGATCCTGCACCAAGCGCCCTTCACCCTGTGAAAGCGGGGGCTTCCTCTGCGGGTATCTCCATGGCCGCGTCCAAATCCGCAATATTCCTGGAGAGATTAGCGAGCCGGCACATGActgctctcctccctctctctctccctccctccctctctctctccctccctccttgtctccctccctctctccactgctactgctgctgctgagatgctgcattGGAAATTCACCTCACGTGTCCGCAGTGACCGCTGCCCCCAACCACTGAAACTAAATGTGAACCTCACGCACAAGGCATCTCAAAAACAATTtataccccgccccccccccccccccatttaaaaaCAGAAACATTGTCTGCCACGATCTGTTGGCTCTGCTGTCGCttcccaacccccccctctctGCTGATCACTCGCTCCTGGTTGTATATAATCAATACCGCACGGAAGCCGGAGAGACGTGTCAAATAATTGCACAATACCCACGCATAGTCTGGATGATCAAACACACAGCGTTGGAGTTATGTGACAGATGATGCAGATACCTGGACTCAGCTGTTAAATTCGGTTAATAATTTGGCATTAAAAAAACTAGTCATAAATAATGATGAACACAAATTACCCGATTATTGTAAACACATCTCCTCCTTCAGGTGGAAAAATCTGCCATCCTTGTACATGTTACtggttgtagatgatcagccattgatcacagtgaatggcggtgctggctcgaagggccaaatggcctcctcctgcacctattttctatgtttctacgtatggCTGATTGGTGACTCCAGACTAACCAttgtttgtgtgttgtctgagtctgtaTGGCTGTGATGCAAGATTTGCATTGAACCTGTACCTAACTGTACTGGTGCACACGGCAATAAACTCAACCTGATTCGATGTAATTACCTCTGAAATGATACTTAGTTCAAGAGAAGTTAAATGGCCAATCAATCCTGAGCTTTCTAATGATGTTCAGATCCTGAAATATTAGTAAACAAAATTTTGGAGAAAACATATCAGAGATAAACGTACATTTTCTCCATCTCCGACAAATCAGTTCTGAATATGCATCCTTCGTGCGGATATATCCAACGTGACTCTTTGTCTCACGCCAGGATTCTATAATGGGTCGTCAGTCAAGCCTGCTCCAATTCTCACTTTCCTCTCCTTCCCACATTAGGGCTCAAATTGTCCTAATGTTGtggctttatttaagaagggctgcaaggataaCCCAGGGGAATAAAGATCGGTGAACCTTATATCAATCAGTAAGGAGGGATTCTGAGAGAtattatttattttgcatttggAAAGAGCTGATTAGggttggacataaaatgctggagtaactcagcggggcaggcagaatctctggagagaaggaatgggggacgtgaCGGGTCGAGACCGTCCttgagactgacgtcagggggagggagatagatagataaggaagtgtgaaggtgtgaaaacagggcaaaaggAATGACGAtttaggaaaatgtagaatagatcattattagctgggagaaggtaacaagaattcaaggtcagtttattgtcacatgtaccaattaaggtacagtgaaatatgagttaccatacagccatactaagtgaaaagcaacaagacacacaaccacataaaagttaacataaacatccatcacagtggattccacattcctcactgtgatggaaagcaataaagttcaatctccttcctctttgttctcccgcggtcggtcggggcagtcaaactatctgcagtcggggcgatcaaagtccCCACAGCCGATGATCGAAGCCcccatcggggtgatcgaaactcccgcgtcgaggcggttgaaactctctctgcagaatcggcctcttcttaccagagaccgcgggcttcaccatgttaaagtccacaggccccacggttggagcaaagggatcgcaagttccacgatgttaaagtcccgcagacacctgcggcttggagcgccgggtcagtctccaggaaagaccaccaactccacgatgttaggccgcagtggggacggagatacgatacggaaaaaaatcgcatctccatcgaggtaagagattgaaaagaagtttcccccaacccccaaccccccccccccccccccacataaaacaaaccaaggaacactaaaacctactttttaacacatactaaaaataacacaaagaagaaaggacagacagactgttggcgaggcagccacaaagcaaacagagataaaatgtagtcagagacagtaagactggtcggagaactgggaagggtgagggatggagagagaaggaaagcaagggttacttgaagttagtcaGCATacctttgtgtgtgggaaatcatgtctcaggAATTTTAGAAAGGGACCCagaagattgatgaggacagGGCAGTTATCAATTGGGATATGTAGTAGATGTTGCCAACATGGACTTCAACAAGACCTTTGACAATGtccccatggtaggctggtctggaaggttagaacaTACAGGACCTTGTGTAAGCTaaccaattggatacaaaattggtttgGTGGTAGACAATAGAGGGTGTTACGAGATAGAGGGTGACAGTGGAGGTTGCTTTTCTGACTGGAGATCTATGAACAGTGGTGTTCTGCAAGGATAAGTACTAGGTCATGTTCTTTACGATAACAGTGATTGGAATAATAATGTAGGCAGCATGATTAATATGTTTGCTGATGACATCAACATTTACGGTCTAGGGGAGAGTGATGAAGGTTATCAAAGGTTACAACTGGATTTAGATCAACTGAGAAAGGGCAAGGGAATGCTGATGTAttttaactcagacaagtgcaAAGTGACGCATTTTGTCAGGGTCTTGCACAGTGTTGTTGAACAGAGAGACCTTGGAGAACAAGTGCAGAGTTCCCTGAAGGGAGTAACACTTGCAGACACGGTGGTGAAGAGGGCACACAACACACTAGCCTTCATCAGCCCTGCATTGATTATAAAAGTTGGACGatcatgttatagttgtacaaaaagttggttaggccacacttggagtattttgtgcaattcTGATTGTCCCCATGCTGTGAACACGTGATTAAGTTAGAGAAAGtagagaaaagattcacaaggatgctgcctggattgaagAGTTTGAGATACAAGGAATGATTGGATAAACCGGGTCTATTTACCTTGGACCAAAGGGGACTGACGGGTGACCATATATattgtttataaaatgatgagaggcatagatagggtagatagccaGAGTCTGTTTACCATGGTAGGTTATATACAACTACAGGGCATGAGCTTTCAGGTGAGATGGAGGAAGTTCAAAAGAGATCTGAGAGTATGTTTCTCACGCAAAGTGTCATTGGTTTCTGGAATGAGATGATGGCATGGTGGTTGGAACGgaagcagtgggccgaagggcctgcttctatgctgccCCACTCTGCGACTATAATCTCCCACCCTGTCAGCCTCCACTTTTAACAGATCGTCCTTTGGCTTTTCCAACACCAGCTGCTGGATGTCAACATTTCCTTCTCACCTTTTTGTTTCACAGGGAGTCAGATTCAGTTCATCAGTGACTGGTTTATTCAATCGCTCCTAAATTGTGGCAACAGACTGAGTCGTGGAAGGGAATGTAACGCCCACCCTTTGATCTTCAGCAccatccaccccccactccaccatccaGAGCTGTTAACGGGCTTTCCAGGTGATGACTggctctccctctctcattccttTCCTGCAGCAGGCGTGAATCTTTGGTGGTGGCCAATGTGTCACTATCTTCAGGTCACTTTTGTTGAGTGCCCCATTACTGGTGTTGGACCAGAAATTAGAGCAGTTACTTGTATCCCAAAGCAGATCTGTCAACAGGTTTAAGAGTAAAATATTTTTTACCTTCAGCCCCTTAGTTCTATCTTTACTGAAGACCAGATCTGCAGTTTGTTCAATCTTTCTAGATATTATATGAATGACTCCTTGCACATTGGGTGTTAGACATTAATCAGGAAATGGTGCTGGGTaaattgttgggactgaaggcagataaatccacagggttgatggtctgcatctcagagtactcaaggaggtggccctcgaaattgtggatgcattggtgatcattctccAATGTTTGAAAGACTATGGatcagtttaatttcatttacttttgagatactgcgtggaaacaggcccttcggcccaccgagtctgcaccatatcagcgatccctgcatattgacactgtcctacacacactagggacattttttacattcataccaagccaattaacctacaaacctgtacgtctttggggtgtgggaggaaaccgaagatctcttgctgtcacggggagaacgtacaaactctgtacagacaacacctgtagttgggattgaacccgggtctccggcgctgcaagcgctataaggcagcaactctaccgctgtgccaccgctggagggtagctaatgtcaaccccagggagagagaaaacagggaattatagaccagttagcctgacatcagtagaggggaagatgcttgagtcgattattaaagatgcaatagcagcacatttggaaagcagtgacaggatcagtcagtcagcatggatttatgaagaggaaatcatgcttgactaatcttctggaattttttgaggatgtaacaagtagaatggataagggagagccagtggatgtggtgtttctgtactttcaaaaagccttcacaaggtcccacacaagagattagtgggcaaaattagagcacatggtattaggggtagggtattgacatggatagagaactggttggcagacaggaaggaaagagtaggaattaacaggtccttttctgaatggcaggcagtgactagtggggtgccacaaggctcgctcctgggaccccagttatttacaaaatatatgaacgatttagatgaaggaattaaatgtaacatctccaagtttgtggatgacacaaaggtgggtggcagtgtgagctgagaggaggatgctaagaggctgcagagtag
The genomic region above belongs to Rhinoraja longicauda isolate Sanriku21f chromosome 13, sRhiLon1.1, whole genome shotgun sequence and contains:
- the map6d1 gene encoding microtubule-associated protein 6 homolog isoform X2; amino-acid sequence: MAWPCISRVCCLSRFWSQLDKSDLSVPLTVQNYSEVIEQEVRSVTQQVSAVEESLDNSSPLAPEHSGAEPAPVPVQESVQESVSRHDFKSWSVRKEASCKPKREYHPSGVPFSSDTQYKLDFKAWPIPKKESYPWVKAGQEHPIPSSASAHTLHPVPTGEQQPGEGQHNPREPAPKHTREETIRPAVKTTSYRQEFQPWTGVKLAKPVKVRQVYSPPGDKIVLESSYQAAFTEDAFRRSEPLQVASSKSQNQIASMSEMGNVTKTESSKDQ
- the map6d1 gene encoding microtubule-associated protein 6 homolog isoform X1, with translation MAWPCISRVCCLSRFWSQLDKSDLSVPLTVQNYSEVIEQEVRSVTQQVSAVEESLDNSSPLAPEHSGAEPAPVPVQESVQESVSRHDFKSWSVRKEASCKPKREYHPSGVPFSSDTQYKLDFKAWPIPKKESYPWVKAGQEHPIPSSASAHTLHPVPTGEQQPGEGQHNPREPAPKHTREETIRPAVKTTSYRQEFQPWTGVKLAKPVKVRQVYSPPGDKIVLESSYQAAFTEDAFRRSEPLQVASSKSQNQIASMSEMGNVTKTESSEQVVKTKLSPSSNSSAVFQTRSRVLNI